Proteins encoded by one window of Arachis ipaensis cultivar K30076 chromosome B04, Araip1.1, whole genome shotgun sequence:
- the LOC107635943 gene encoding cysteine proteinase inhibitor-like, translating into MRTYCLITLFLFHFATVTTATSLMSVMLPLNLNVNDGLVIEMANFAVTEHNKRTNANLKLAQILSCKAFLSAISNTYTIELLANDIAETKKYTARLIEIFTDSTYKLQSFQLAP; encoded by the coding sequence ATGAGAACTTATTGCCTTATTACGTTGTTCCTTTTCCACTTCGCCACCGTTACAACCGCCACATCGCTTATGAGTGTAATGCTTCCTTTAAATTTGAACGTGAATGATGGTTTGGTGATTGAGATGGCAAATTTCGCGGTAACAGAGCATAACAAGAGAACCAACGCGAACCTGAAGCTCGCACAAATCTTAAGTTGCAAAGCATTTCTATCCGCGATTAGCAACACCTACACCATTGAACTGTTGGCCAATGATATAGCTGAGACTAAGAAGTACACGGCTCGATTAATTGAGATCTTTACAGATTCCACCTACAAGCTACAAAGCTTTCAACTTGCACCATGA
- the LOC107638693 gene encoding cysteine proteinase inhibitor 1 has product MAITRPHHVIILSVLLFASISAFAALVGGWTPIKDLQNNHHVAEIADYAVSEYNRRSGAKLKLVKVVKGESQVVAGTNYRLDLKATDGSKTQDYQAVVWEKPWEHFKNLTSFTPLH; this is encoded by the coding sequence ATGGCGATCACGAGGCCTCACCACGTCATCATCCTCTCCGTACTGCTCTTCGCTTCGATCTCAGCCTTCGCCGCTCTAGTCGGAGGCTGGACGCCAATCAAGGACCTCCAGAACAACCACCACGTGGCTGAGATCGCAGATTATGCAGTCTCGGAGTACAACAGGCGTTCCGGTGCGAAACTGAAGCTGGTGAAGGTTGTTAAGGGAGAGAGTCAGGTTGTTGCTGGAACAAATTACCGTCTTGACCTCAAAGCAACTGACGGATCCAAGACTCAGGACTATCAGGCTGTCGTGTGGGAGAAGCCATGGGAACATTTCAAGAATCTCACTTCCTTCACTCCTCTTCATTAA
- the LOC107637545 gene encoding cysteine proteinase inhibitor 1-like — protein MHSPTKNHKTQHKFKSLGYQKRLPAMRNNGYYLVFVLVALLSTCLSGMAASLGGHWTALKDVDNYPHVTELAEFAVTEYNKQSGKNLKLVKLVKGDMQVVAGFNYRFVLEAKDESRSSNYEAVVWEKTWDHFKSLTSFTPLS, from the coding sequence ATGCATAGCCCTACCAAAAACCACAAAACACAACACAAATTCAAATCTCTTGGCTACCAAAAACGGTTACCAGCCATGAGAAATAATGGCTACTACCTCGTTTTCGTCCTCGTTGCCCTCCTCTCTACTTGTCTCTCCGGCATGGCTGCTTCTCTTGGCGGCCACTGGACGGCCTTGAAGGACGTTGATAACTATCCACATGTAACTGAGCTTGCAGAATTTGCGGTGACAGAGTACAACAAGCAATCTGGGAAGAACCTCAAGCTGGTTAAACTTGTGAAGGGCGATATGCAGGTTGTTGCCGGATTCAACTACCGCTTCGTGTTGGAGGCCAAAGATGAATCTAGATCCAGTAATTATGAGGCTGTTGTGTGGGAGAAGACATGGGATCATTTCAAGAGTCTCACTTCCTTCACTCCTCTTTCTTAG
- the LOC107637546 gene encoding cysteine proteinase inhibitor 5-like, with translation MVSMKQNYLLLLSLLSLLFLSACFSALATSRPPVALGGRWTHIKDAHKNLRAVATGEFAVKEYNKQSGTNLTFVQVVKGDTQVVDGTNFRLVLAVEDEKSKKMDYEAVVWEDIHRRSRNLTSFRALLQ, from the coding sequence ATGGTTAGCATGAAACAAAACtacctcctcctcctctcccTGCTCTCTCTCCTCTTCCTCTCGGCTTGTTTCTCTGCCTTGGCCACTTCTCGGCCGCCGGTAGCCCTGGGTGGGCGCTGGACCCACATCAAGGACGCCCATAAAAACCTCCGTGCCGTGGCGACGGGGGAATTCGCCGTTAAAGAGTACAACAAGCAATCCGGGACGAACCTGACGTTTGTACAGGTTGTGAAGGGTGACACGCAGGTTGTTGACGGCACCAACTTCCGCCTTGTGTTGGCCGTGGAGGACGAGAAAAGCAAGAAGATGGATTATGAGGCTGTTGTGTGGGAAGACATCCATAGGCGTTCCAGGAACCTCACTTCCTTCAGAGCTCTTCTCCAGTAG